From the genome of Pungitius pungitius chromosome 20, fPunPun2.1, whole genome shotgun sequence:
TGGGCGGACAGACAAAGGGACCTGGACGACCCAGGCGTCGCCGCGGCGATTGAGACCCCTGTACTCACACTGTCCACCGGGGACCCACTTGATGCCGATCCACCAGAGGATGAACATGGTGCAGTGATGGTAGACGTGGAGGAAGCTGACCTGGTTGAACTTCTTCCTCAGGATGAAGAAGACGGTGTCCAGGAACTCCACTCCTTTGGAGATGTAGTACCACCAGAGAGCAGACGCTATCTGAAGACGTCAAGacacacggggaggggggatggggggggggggggaggtgaactACTGCGGCTGACAGCATCACACCCGGTTTTGTACTAAAGATCCCTGCAGACTCCATCTCAGAAAGCTCTCCTTTGTCCTTTTAACCTTCACTGAACTAGACACACTTGCTAAAGCGGAGAGAAAAGGATCTTTTCGGTGCCTGCGTGCAGAGGCGCGTCTCACCCTGACTTCGTTGACGTCGTCGGAGTAGCTGACGGGCTGACAGAGGTAGCTGTAGCCGGCTGACCGAGAGGCTAGTAGGAGCTggtggggagagagaaagcagaaatgaagaaaaaatatgGAGGAAGCAACGACTACAGCGGGCGCCGCGAGTAATCCCCATGGACACGCTCTTCCCGTCTTGCAGGTGCTCGAGCGAGGTGATGCGTGGAGGGAATTAAAGTGGTTGAACCCCAAGTGTCGGTCTGGTCGCCTCACGTGGGCAACACGGAGCCtaaaactttttcttttcttgccttTCACGTGTTCTGTGCGAGCAACACGTCGAATCCAACCTTGGGCCGTTTAGCCTCTCTGTGCATTTCCTACTGCAGCGTGCCCTCACCTCTTTGGCGATGTAGAAGTTGAGGACCACCATGCTGAAGTTGTAGACTATGAGGGTCTTCCTGAGGATGTAGGGCTGGCGCTCCTGCATGTATCTAGGCCCCGCCCACAGGAAGAGCAGGTACAGGCAGCTGATGGCCAGGGTGGGGACGGGGGACGACATCATCGGCCAGCCTTCCACCCTCTTGTCTGGGGGAAACAGAGGGGTGATGGTTGAGCAACAGAACAGCGGCCGTTCTGCTACAATAGGACACTTTGTGCTGGATATTACATGGTGGCTTTCTGACGAACAGCTGTGGGAAAAGTACTTTTTGAGTAAATAACAGCCACATTTTTTTGACTGACATTTCTCTGCTTGACATTTTTAACAGGAAGACAACAGTCAAACTGGGCAGATTTCAGCGAGCGGCCGAATGGAGTCCTGCACGACAATGACAACAACAGCTGTAGAAACAAGTGGGTAGAAGATTAAAGATCTTACCTGCTATAGTAAGGCCCCATTTGTAAAATTCTACAGTGTCATTCAACAGATGTGTGACAGCCTCCATGGCTCTGCCTTTGGTTCCCGGTTATgctgagaaagaggagaaagagacggAGGCAAAGAGAGGCGGCGTCAATGGGGAGTCACCCAAATGAAATTACAGGCCACGCGTCTCCCATCGCTGTAACTGGAAGCATGAGGAGCTACGCCGCGCAACAGTGCCATGTGTCAGGGTCAAACCTCGTTAGCTCGCGATCGCTGACGTGCACATATCTGTCGAGCCCAAagactgtccccccccccgaagagctAACAGTTTTCAGCTATTAGACCCTTATCGCGCTGAGTCCGAAATGCTACAGGACAGAATAACAGACCCAATTAGAAATGAATGAGGGGGCCGTTGTGGCAAACATCCCAAAGGAGGAGACGTTAGGCCTCTCGTGGTAACATGAACCTCCTCCAGACGTCAACGCACTTTGCATTGATTGGCAGAAGAACGTGGCCAGTCGCAACAGGTCGAGATAACTGCAGGAAATGAGATGGATTATACAGGTTAACTTGTTTTCCTCTGTTTCACTTTCCTCTCTTTCACGTGGAATGATACCTAATCGTTATTTACAATAAACCTCCTTTAACGacagaaacaaatcaaactcAAATTCGTATTCAATTGTGTACTACATCATGAGAGACATGCGCAAACACAATCCTATGTAATTAAGCAGCGTTGCACTACAAACACGTCTTGTCCAATTGGGGGCCGAGAGCAGGTGgctgtaaatgtaaatctatTATTAATCCGACGCGTCGCATCAGATTCCCCCCTTTGTTAATAATTCACTGCTCCGTGAGCggctgtccacacacacacacacacacacacacacacacacacacacacacacacacacacacacacacacacacacacacacacacacgcgcgctgaGCATTCACTGGCACCGCTGAATAATCGCACTTTCCTTTTGCAGGACTCCCTGTAACGACACGGCCCTGCCCGCGGGGCGGCTTACGCACGGAACCCGGATGGAGAGGGTTAACCGGGTTCGCGGCGCGCACACAAAAAGACGCATGTGTCAGCGGGTTTCAAGAGGCTTACGTTCAATTGATCAACGAGCTTAGATGTAAGTACAAATGCCCCACAAGCCCGTCTGATGGTTATCTGCCCG
Proteins encoded in this window:
- the LOC119195215 gene encoding elongation of very long chain fatty acids protein 4-like; amino-acid sequence: MEAVTHLLNDTVEFYKWGLTIADKRVEGWPMMSSPVPTLAISCLYLLFLWAGPRYMQERQPYILRKTLIVYNFSMVVLNFYIAKELLLASRSAGYSYLCQPVSYSDDVNEVRIASALWWYYISKGVEFLDTVFFILRKKFNQVSFLHVYHHCTMFILWWIGIKWVPGGQSFFGATINSSIHVLMYGYYGLAALGPQIQKYLWWKKYLTIIQMIQFHVTIGHAGHSLYTGCPFPAWMQWALIGYAVTFIILFANFYYHAYRRKPSGQKGGRPAANGSCAVANGHSKAEEVEENGSRQKRGRAKKE